A single genomic interval of Antechinus flavipes isolate AdamAnt ecotype Samford, QLD, Australia chromosome 1, AdamAnt_v2, whole genome shotgun sequence harbors:
- the LOC127545890 gene encoding WAS/WASL-interacting protein family member 3-like has product MAPAPSQAGLPGSRAGKGLSGPRLTREQPVLGCRKPDTGGRQRAGAPGRLRGPRGPAHWLGPLPGPGFPRSLVSPQRALLSGGHLPSLPPPISPSSFSFPSPSSIFSSSSLSSSLSSFPSSSFPLLLLSFFFIFPFPSFPLPPFPFPFLHLFFFPLLLPFLFFLPLLFFFFSFLSSSFSFPPLPSPFFPPPFAFFLSFLPFLPSSYFFSFFPSPSSFSPFSPSSFFFSSFPPPFSPPLPPPPLRTISFVLEGHGDSSGRGGEVGSPTPQGQRSKRGSGAGFLGGGVWEPASTATDLVHPAPLPPLPPAPPQDLEQEVEGAGADFGSMYGKTES; this is encoded by the coding sequence ATGGCTCCAGCCCCCAGCCAGGCTGGTCTTCCAGGGAGCCGGGCAGGGAAAGGGCTCTCTGGTCCGCGGCTGACAAGGGAGCAGCCCGTGCTGGGCTGCAGGAAACCCGACACTGGGGGCCGACAGAGAGCTGGAGCCCCCGGTCGCCTCCGAGGCCCCCGAGGCCCTGCTCACTGGCTGGGGCCGCTTCCAGGGCCAGGGTTCCCACGGAGCCTGGTTAGCCCCCAGAGGGCCCTGCTCTCTGGAGGGCATCTgccttccctgccccctcccatctccccttcctccttctcctttccttccccttcctctatcttttcctcctcctccctttcctcttccctctcctcctttccttcctcctcttttcccctcctcctcctttcgttcttcttcattttcccctttccttcttttcctcttcctccttttccctttccctttcttcaccttttcttcttccctcttctccttcccttcctttttttcctccccctcctctttttcttcttctctttcctctcctcttccttttcttttcctcctcttccttctcctttttttcctcctccctttgcttttttcctctccttcctccctttccttccctcctcctatttcttctcctttttcccctccccttcctccttttcccctttctccccttcctcctttttcttttcttcctttcctcctcctttttctcctcccctccctcctcctcctctgaggACCATTTCTTTTGTCCTGGAGGGCCATGGTGACTCCTCAGGAAGGGGGGGAGAGGTAGGAAGCCCGACCCCCCAAGGGCAGAGGAGTAAAAGAGGCTCTGGGGCAGGTttcctgggggggggggtctgggAACCTGCATCCACAGCCACAGACCTTGTTCATCccgctccccttcccccccttccccctgccCCCCCCCAGGACCTAGAACAGGAGGTGGAAGGTGCTGGCGCAGATTTTGGCTCCATGTATGGAAAAACCGAATCCTGA